The sequence below is a genomic window from Fluoribacter dumoffii NY 23.
CGACGTGACGTACGCGCGAATTCTCAAAGATCTGGCAAAGCAAGAGCCCGAATTGGCAAAATATGTGGATATGAATTTTTTGGAAAAAAGCATTGCCCAATACAGTGGATTTGCTTATATACCTGATGGGCAATTCATACCTGGGGAAATAGATTTTTTGGAAATAGGGTGTTCCAAAGGTAATCCCCAAAAAACTACAGCCTAGTTGTAGAATACCTCTGTGCTAAATGGCCAAATAAAGAAATCGCCCAGTTGTCATTTATCTTGCGGGTTCATATGTAAGCGAACTTGGAGATAAGAATCCCAGCTCATGCTAATGCTGCCCAAATGGGTTGCTGCCAGTTAAGAATTGTTGCTGATTTTTTCGGCAAATGTGGCTTATACATGATCTAAAGATCAGGCTTTTCATCGGTTTCTGTCAATAGTTTTTTTTTTATGATAAATTTGCATTTTATTTTTTATTAGGATGTATATGCTCAAGGTAATGACCATTCTAGGCACACGACCTGAATTGATTAAGATGTCTCGCGTCATTGCAGAGTTTGATAAATATACTCGCCATATTTTGGTGCATACGGGCCAGAATTTTGATTATGAATTGAACCAGATTTTCTTTGATGATTTGGAAATCCGTAAACCCGATTATTTTCTTGAAGCTATAGGGGATACCGCATCCCAGGCTATCGCGCGAATCATTGAAAAGGCAGATGAAGTCCTAGAAATAGAAAAACCTGATGCTGTGCTTCTTTATGGGGATACTAATTCCTGCCTGGCAGTCATACCTGCCAAACGTCGTAAGATACCGGTATTTCATATGGAAGCGGGTAACCGCTGTTTTGACCAACGTGTTCCAGAAGAATTAAATCGCAAAATTCTTGATCACTTAAGTGATATTAATCTGGTCTTGTCGGAACATGCCCGCCAATACCTCATCAAGGAAGGGATTCCAGCAGAACGAGTGATTAAAACAGGTTCTCATATGCAGGAAGTTCTGGCACATTTCATGCCAAAGATCCTATCGTCAAGGATACTGGAACAACTCAATCTGCAGTCACAGCGTTATTTTTTAATCAGTAACCATCGGGAAGAAAATGTAGATGTTCCAGCCAATCTGCAGGATTTACTGGATACATTATGTGCTTTAGCGCAAGAATATGATATGCCCGTTATTGTTTCAACTCACCCAAGAACACGTAAGCGTCTGGAAAGTCTTAATGTGGGCGAATTGGATCCACGGATTCAGTTTTTAAAGCCTTTTGGATTTCTGGATTATGTTAAATTACAAATGGAAGCTTTTTGTATCTTATCGGATAGCGGTACGATTACAGAGGAAGCTTCTCTCTTAAATCTTCCGGCGGTAACGATCCGCAATACCCATGAGCGTCCTGAAGGGATGGATGAAACCACATTAATTATGTGCGGGCTTAAGTCTTCGAGTGTCCTCAATAGCGTACGTATCGTAGTTTCCCAGCATAACCGGACTTCCCGGACTTTTAAAGTGGTTTCCGACTATGAAGGGGGATGCGTGTCGAAAAAAATGGTTCGCATTGTGACGAGCTATGTTGATTATGTTAATCGAGAAGTCTGGTCAAAATAGGATAAGCATTGTTTGAATTTAATTGCCTTTCTTGGTAAGACTGCACCTTATTTTTTAGTGAAAAGCAGAATTCGAATAGTCTGAAAATTTCATGAAAATTTATAATAAATTATTAAAGACATCGATTTTATCTGGATTATCAACCCTCGTTAAAATTTTAACGGGGATGTTAACTCTAAAAATAGTGGCGTTGTATACTGGACCTGAAGGAATTGCCATCCTGGGGCAATTCATGGGGCTAGTCAATATCCTCGCTGTGATTGCCGGTGGCGGCATCACCTTGGGGGTTATCAAATATGTGGCCGAATATGCCAGCACCCAAGATTTTAGCGAGTTTCTGTCAACGACAACCGTTTATACCTTATTTTTCTCTTTGGGCACTATGGTGCTCGGATTGGTTTATAGCCAGAATTTGGCGAACTGGATTTTAGGTTCTGCTCAGTTCACCTATCTTATCTCGTGGATGGCGGTAGCTCAGTTTTTTATAGCCATGCATTTATTAATATGCTCAATCCTCAATGGACTCGGACAAATCCGTTTGCAAGTGGCTATTACCATCATGAGTAGCGTGCTCAGTCTAATAATGGTATGTGCAGGAGCATATTATTATCAATTAAAAGGGACTTTATTTTCGTTTGTTTTAGCCCAGGTTCTTGCTCTTGCAATTTCATTGGCGTGTGTTTATCGTCATGAGTGGTTTAACCTTTTATTTGCCTGGAAGGCGCGAAGAAAGTATTGGATAAATTTAATACGTTATTCATTGATGACCACAGTCAGTACCCTTACCATGCCTGTTGCACAAATTATCGTTCGTAATGATTTGGATGTACTTTTTGGTTGGAATGCTGTTGGTTATTGGCAATCGGTAGTGCGCCTTTCTGACGCCTATTTGCTTTTTGTTACCACTGCATTGACGGCTTATTATTTACCTCGTTTATCAGAATTACAAACATCGGCTGATATAAAAAAGGAAATAGCGCACGCTTATCGGGTATTAATCCCGCTGATTGGCATGATATTAATCCT
It includes:
- the wecB gene encoding non-hydrolyzing UDP-N-acetylglucosamine 2-epimerase, whose protein sequence is MLKVMTILGTRPELIKMSRVIAEFDKYTRHILVHTGQNFDYELNQIFFDDLEIRKPDYFLEAIGDTASQAIARIIEKADEVLEIEKPDAVLLYGDTNSCLAVIPAKRRKIPVFHMEAGNRCFDQRVPEELNRKILDHLSDINLVLSEHARQYLIKEGIPAERVIKTGSHMQEVLAHFMPKILSSRILEQLNLQSQRYFLISNHREENVDVPANLQDLLDTLCALAQEYDMPVIVSTHPRTRKRLESLNVGELDPRIQFLKPFGFLDYVKLQMEAFCILSDSGTITEEASLLNLPAVTIRNTHERPEGMDETTLIMCGLKSSSVLNSVRIVVSQHNRTSRTFKVVSDYEGGCVSKKMVRIVTSYVDYVNREVWSK
- a CDS encoding O-antigen translocase, producing MKIYNKLLKTSILSGLSTLVKILTGMLTLKIVALYTGPEGIAILGQFMGLVNILAVIAGGGITLGVIKYVAEYASTQDFSEFLSTTTVYTLFFSLGTMVLGLVYSQNLANWILGSAQFTYLISWMAVAQFFIAMHLLICSILNGLGQIRLQVAITIMSSVLSLIMVCAGAYYYQLKGTLFSFVLAQVLALAISLACVYRHEWFNLLFAWKARRKYWINLIRYSLMTTVSTLTMPVAQIIVRNDLDVLFGWNAVGYWQSVVRLSDAYLLFVTTALTAYYLPRLSELQTSADIKKEIAHAYRVLIPLIGMILILIYLCRNIIVALLYSKAFSPATHLFGFQLFGDFFRVASWLFTYLLLAKAWTKTYVTTEIILSIIFICFSHLFARSYGLTGVTYAFALTYFIYWLMMGGVTLFYFKRQNRHYKLTALPSISA